One Siniperca chuatsi isolate FFG_IHB_CAS linkage group LG8, ASM2008510v1, whole genome shotgun sequence DNA segment encodes these proteins:
- the tex11 gene encoding testis-expressed protein 11 isoform X2, which produces MEQFVSTVKCLTETLLQKHLTDYDEVIEKLFSEVSGLEDFPKIPDPQLEECAIQLWNWAVTKNVGTSISKNQKAKVRHIACSLLYCCEPENPTEGVIRKQILASKTGRTWLDCRNPQMADNFLRLAVKSLETLYSQLTSRGDGAADITSSKGDVEKDLLRVLSCQAESAISQGNNHEAVAYMQRCKDMLLRLPKDTAYLSLMCYNFGIDTYNLRKFEDSAFWLSQSYDIGRMNVKYAPGSEVQAKVLRLLATVYLEWDCQSFQEKALNAVSLANKECVSASGLYLKIRILLRSGASDDHIRAGLNEMLEAKVSLEVCLSTVKRLMSENRDVLAFEYLKRVCQHFESSPDLGTALVLQIELLLQRGKELLGKQKIEDVITGHYTGKQLTPQALTSLHVMLWDKASKHFEARNYSEALQWYNYSLSFFKAGQMEPNLAKLQRNRASCFLQLKQLEKAKEAIKEAERCDPDSIFTQFSVYKIAVQEKNVEKAAEAVNAMGLLSKSHVASEDRLLVSEDAASNLLSLAAQIALDNEQQETAMKALESLCENSKDEAQVLTALRCLVRLVLSTMEKSSDEMRNVNLDVLLPYLKMALHKVSHQSCMTVEQRTEEANWFRKIAWNSALQCESSPDRMRDFFVLSYQLSQLCPTDRTLLMGQKTCLLMAAAASLELCRKSLLSVQTEELTQALEHIQICWEVWKTLKASGNFPMDPTDTLLLLYEFEARAKLNDPKVETVLESVLELENVETKVLETIAALAMEPPAHFPLLCKKALRVALSLHKKQPQADLARCSKCIHSLIKLSLPSGVSEVEAHVLEEVCDYYEEALSIIAAAPDDFPETETLWLLTRAWNTGILLYSLAQYPEAEKWCGLAMSFIRHLGSLQESYETQMSGLYSEILDRLDKAKKNLIMEE; this is translated from the exons ATGGAGCAGTTtgtttcaactgtaaaat GTCTCACAGAGACCCTGCTGCAGAAACATCTGACAGATTATGATGAGGTGATAGAGAAACTCTTCTCTGAAGTCTCTGGCCTGGAGGATTTCCCCAAAATACCAGAtccacag CTTGAGGAGTGTGCCATCCAGCTGTGGAACTGGGCAGTTACTAAGAATGTGGGCACCAGTATAAGTAAAAATCAGAAAGCCAAAG TGCGTCATATTGCATGCAGTTTGCTGTACTGCTGTGAGCCTGAGAATCCAACAGAGGGCGTCATCCGCAAGCAAATCCTG GCCAGCAAAACAGGGAGAACCTGGCTGGACTGCAGAAATCCCCAGATGGCAGATAACTTCTTAAGGCTTGCTGTTAAG AGCCTGGAAACCCTCTATAGCCAACTAACGTCCAGAGGTGACGGAGCTGCTGACATCACTTCATCCAAAGGGGATGTAGAGAAGGATCTGCTTCGAGTTCTCTCATGCCAGGCAGAATCG GCCATAAGTCAAGGAAATAACCATGAGGCTGTGGCCTACATGCAGCGCTGTAAAGACATGCTGCTGCGACTACCAAAAGAT ACTGCGTACCTCTCCCTTATGTGCTACAACTTTGGAATAGACACTTacaatttgagaaagtttgagGACAGTGCATTTTGGTTGAG CCAAAGCTATGACATTGGAAGAATGAATGTGAAATATGCCCCTGGATCTGAAGTCCAG GCCAAGGTTTTGAGGCTCCTTGCCACTGTTTATTTAGAGTGGGACTGTCAGAGTTTTCAGGAGAAGGCCCTTAATGCTGTCAGCTTAGCCAACAAG GAATGTGTGAGCGCCTCTGGGTTGTACTTAAAAATCAGAATACTCCTGAGATCTGGGGCCTCAGACGATCATATCAGAGCAG gacTTAATGAGATGCTGGAAGCTAAGGTTTCTCTTGAAGTGTGTCTGAGCACAGTGAAACGACTCATGTCTGAAAACAG AGACGTGCTGGCATTTGAGTATTTGAAACGTGTGTGTCAGCACTTTGAGTCGTCCCCTGACCTGGGAACTGCTCTTGTCTTGCAAATTGAGCTACTGCTGCAGAGAGGCAAGGAGCTGTTGGGCAAACAGAAGATAGAGGATGTCATCACTG GCCACTATACAGGAAAACAGCTGACTCCACAGGCCCTCACAAGTCTACATGTCATGCTGTGGGATAAAGCTTCCAAACACTTTGAG GCCAGGAACTATTCTGAGGCTCTTCAGTGGTATAACTACTCCCTGAGTTTCTTTAAGGCAGGTCAGATGGAGCCCAACTTAGCCAAGCTGCAGAGGAACAGagcttcctgtttcctgcaACTTAAACAATTGGAAAAG GCCAAAGAAGCAATTAAAGAAGCAGAGAGATGTGATCCTGACAGCATTTTCACTCAGTTCAGTGTTTACAAGATTGCAGTGCAGGAGAAAAATGTGGAGAAAG CTGCAGAGGCAGTGAATGCAATGGGACTTCTGTCCAAGAGTCATGTGGCCAGTGAGGACAGACTGCTGGTATCTGAGGACGCTGCTTCCAATCTCCTCAGTCTGGCTGCTCAGATTGCTTTGGAC AATGAACAGCAGGAAACTGCCATGAAGGCACTGGAGAGTTTGTGTGAAAACTCCAAAGATGAAGCTCAGGTCCTGACTGCTCTCAG GTGTTTGGTTCGACTTGTGCTCTCCACAATGGAAAAATCGAGTGATGAGATGAG AAATGTGAATCTGGATGTCCTGCTGCCATATCTAAAAATGG CTCTGCATAAAGTTTCACACCAGTCTTGCATGACTGTTGAGCAACGCACAGAGGAAGCTAACTGGTTCAGGAAGATTG CTTGGAACTCGGCTCTGCAGTGCGAGAGCAGCCCTGACCGAATGAGGGATTTCTTTGTGCTCTCTTACCAG CTCTCCCAGTTGTGCCCTACTGATCGCACACTGCTCATGGGCCAGAAGACATGTCTGCTaatggctgctgctgcctctttgGAGCTCTGCAGGAagtctcttctctctgtccag ACTGAGGAGCTCACTCAGGCTCTGGAGCACATTCAGATCTGTTGGGAGGTCTGGAAAACCCTGAAAGCATCAG GAAACTTCCCAATGGACCCAacagacacactgctgctgctgtatgaATTTGAAGCTCGTGCTAAGCTGAATGACCCCAAGGTTGAGACGGTACTGGAGTCTGTCTTGGAGCTTGAAAATGTTGAAACCAAGGTGCTAGAAACCATTGCag CCTTAGCCATGGAGCCCCCAGCCCACTTCCCTCTGCTGTGTAAGAAGGCCTTGAGggttgctctctctctgcacaAGAAACAACCACAGGCTGACCTGGCCCGCTGCAG CAAGTGTATTCACAGCCTGATCAAGCTGTCCCTCCCGAGTGGTGTGTCAGAGGTGGAGGCCCATGTGCTCGAGGAGGTGTGCGACTACTACGAGGAGGCTCTGTCCATCATTGCAGCCGCA CCGGACGACTTCCCAGAGACGGAGACCCTGTGGTTGCTGACTCGGGCTTGGAACACAGGGATATTGCTGTACAGCCTGGCTCAGTACCCCGAGGCTGAGAAGTGGTGTGGCCTCGCCATGAGCTTCATCCGCCACCTGGGATCCCTACAGGAGAGCTACGAGACACAG ATGTCTGGTCTATACAGTGAAATCCTGGACAGGTTGGACAAAGCCAAGAAGAACCTCATCATGGAAGAATAA
- the tex11 gene encoding testis-expressed protein 11 isoform X4: MEQFVSTVKCLTETLLQKHLTDYDEVIEKLFSEVSGLEDFPKIPDPQLEECAIQLWNWAVTKNVGTSISKNQKAKVRHIACSLLYCCEPENPTEGVIRKQILMASKTGRTWLDCRNPQMADNFLRLAVKSLETLYSQLTSRGDGAADITSSKGDVEKDLLRVLSCQAESAISQGNNHEAVAYMQRCKDMLLRLPKDTAYLSLMCYNFGIDTYNLRKFEDSAFWLSQSYDIGRMNVKYAPGSEVQAKVLRLLATVYLEWDCQSFQEKALNAVSLANKECVSASGLYLKIRILLRSGASDDHIRAGLNEMLEAKVSLEVCLSTVKRLMSENRDVLAFEYLKRVCQHFESSPDLGTALVLQIELLLQRGKELLGKQKIEDVITGHYTGKQLTPQALTSLHVMLWDKASKHFEARNYSEALQWYNYSLSFFKAGQMEPNLAKLQRNRASCFLQLKQLEKNEQQETAMKALESLCENSKDEAQVLTALRCLVRLVLSTMEKSSDEMRNVNLDVLLPYLKMALHKVSHQSCMTVEQRTEEANWFRKIAWNSALQCESSPDRMRDFFVLSYQLSQLCPTDRTLLMGQKTCLLMAAAASLELCRKSLLSVQTEELTQALEHIQICWEVWKTLKASGNFPMDPTDTLLLLYEFEARAKLNDPKVETVLESVLELENVETKVLETIAALAMEPPAHFPLLCKKALRVALSLHKKQPQADLARCSKCIHSLIKLSLPSGVSEVEAHVLEEVCDYYEEALSIIAAAPDDFPETETLWLLTRAWNTGILLYSLAQYPEAEKWCGLAMSFIRHLGSLQESYETQMSGLYSEILDRLDKAKKNLIMEE, translated from the exons ATGGAGCAGTTtgtttcaactgtaaaat GTCTCACAGAGACCCTGCTGCAGAAACATCTGACAGATTATGATGAGGTGATAGAGAAACTCTTCTCTGAAGTCTCTGGCCTGGAGGATTTCCCCAAAATACCAGAtccacag CTTGAGGAGTGTGCCATCCAGCTGTGGAACTGGGCAGTTACTAAGAATGTGGGCACCAGTATAAGTAAAAATCAGAAAGCCAAAG TGCGTCATATTGCATGCAGTTTGCTGTACTGCTGTGAGCCTGAGAATCCAACAGAGGGCGTCATCCGCAAGCAAATCCTG ATGGCCAGCAAAACAGGGAGAACCTGGCTGGACTGCAGAAATCCCCAGATGGCAGATAACTTCTTAAGGCTTGCTGTTAAG AGCCTGGAAACCCTCTATAGCCAACTAACGTCCAGAGGTGACGGAGCTGCTGACATCACTTCATCCAAAGGGGATGTAGAGAAGGATCTGCTTCGAGTTCTCTCATGCCAGGCAGAATCG GCCATAAGTCAAGGAAATAACCATGAGGCTGTGGCCTACATGCAGCGCTGTAAAGACATGCTGCTGCGACTACCAAAAGAT ACTGCGTACCTCTCCCTTATGTGCTACAACTTTGGAATAGACACTTacaatttgagaaagtttgagGACAGTGCATTTTGGTTGAG CCAAAGCTATGACATTGGAAGAATGAATGTGAAATATGCCCCTGGATCTGAAGTCCAG GCCAAGGTTTTGAGGCTCCTTGCCACTGTTTATTTAGAGTGGGACTGTCAGAGTTTTCAGGAGAAGGCCCTTAATGCTGTCAGCTTAGCCAACAAG GAATGTGTGAGCGCCTCTGGGTTGTACTTAAAAATCAGAATACTCCTGAGATCTGGGGCCTCAGACGATCATATCAGAGCAG gacTTAATGAGATGCTGGAAGCTAAGGTTTCTCTTGAAGTGTGTCTGAGCACAGTGAAACGACTCATGTCTGAAAACAG AGACGTGCTGGCATTTGAGTATTTGAAACGTGTGTGTCAGCACTTTGAGTCGTCCCCTGACCTGGGAACTGCTCTTGTCTTGCAAATTGAGCTACTGCTGCAGAGAGGCAAGGAGCTGTTGGGCAAACAGAAGATAGAGGATGTCATCACTG GCCACTATACAGGAAAACAGCTGACTCCACAGGCCCTCACAAGTCTACATGTCATGCTGTGGGATAAAGCTTCCAAACACTTTGAG GCCAGGAACTATTCTGAGGCTCTTCAGTGGTATAACTACTCCCTGAGTTTCTTTAAGGCAGGTCAGATGGAGCCCAACTTAGCCAAGCTGCAGAGGAACAGagcttcctgtttcctgcaACTTAAACAATTGGAAAAG AATGAACAGCAGGAAACTGCCATGAAGGCACTGGAGAGTTTGTGTGAAAACTCCAAAGATGAAGCTCAGGTCCTGACTGCTCTCAG GTGTTTGGTTCGACTTGTGCTCTCCACAATGGAAAAATCGAGTGATGAGATGAG AAATGTGAATCTGGATGTCCTGCTGCCATATCTAAAAATGG CTCTGCATAAAGTTTCACACCAGTCTTGCATGACTGTTGAGCAACGCACAGAGGAAGCTAACTGGTTCAGGAAGATTG CTTGGAACTCGGCTCTGCAGTGCGAGAGCAGCCCTGACCGAATGAGGGATTTCTTTGTGCTCTCTTACCAG CTCTCCCAGTTGTGCCCTACTGATCGCACACTGCTCATGGGCCAGAAGACATGTCTGCTaatggctgctgctgcctctttgGAGCTCTGCAGGAagtctcttctctctgtccag ACTGAGGAGCTCACTCAGGCTCTGGAGCACATTCAGATCTGTTGGGAGGTCTGGAAAACCCTGAAAGCATCAG GAAACTTCCCAATGGACCCAacagacacactgctgctgctgtatgaATTTGAAGCTCGTGCTAAGCTGAATGACCCCAAGGTTGAGACGGTACTGGAGTCTGTCTTGGAGCTTGAAAATGTTGAAACCAAGGTGCTAGAAACCATTGCag CCTTAGCCATGGAGCCCCCAGCCCACTTCCCTCTGCTGTGTAAGAAGGCCTTGAGggttgctctctctctgcacaAGAAACAACCACAGGCTGACCTGGCCCGCTGCAG CAAGTGTATTCACAGCCTGATCAAGCTGTCCCTCCCGAGTGGTGTGTCAGAGGTGGAGGCCCATGTGCTCGAGGAGGTGTGCGACTACTACGAGGAGGCTCTGTCCATCATTGCAGCCGCA CCGGACGACTTCCCAGAGACGGAGACCCTGTGGTTGCTGACTCGGGCTTGGAACACAGGGATATTGCTGTACAGCCTGGCTCAGTACCCCGAGGCTGAGAAGTGGTGTGGCCTCGCCATGAGCTTCATCCGCCACCTGGGATCCCTACAGGAGAGCTACGAGACACAG ATGTCTGGTCTATACAGTGAAATCCTGGACAGGTTGGACAAAGCCAAGAAGAACCTCATCATGGAAGAATAA
- the tex11 gene encoding testis-expressed protein 11 isoform X3: protein MEQFVSTVKCLTETLLQKHLTDYDEVIEKLFSEVSGLEDFPKIPDPQLEECAIQLWNWAVTKNVGTSISKNQKAKVRHIACSLLYCCEPENPTEGVIRKQILMASKTGRTWLDCRNPQMADNFLRLAVKSLETLYSQLTSRGDGAADITSSKGDVEKDLLRVLSCQAESAISQGNNHEAVAYMQRCKDMLLRLPKDTAYLSLMCYNFGIDTYNLRKFEDSAFWLSQSYDIGRMNVKYAPGSEVQAKVLRLLATVYLEWDCQSFQEKALNAVSLANKECVSASGLYLKIRILLRSGASDDHIRAGLNEMLEAKVSLEVCLSTVKRLMSENRDVLAFEYLKRVCQHFESSPDLGTALVLQIELLLQRGKELLGKQKIEDVITGHYTGKQLTPQALTSLHVMLWDKASKHFEARNYSEALQWYNYSLSFFKAGQMEPNLAKLQRNRASCFLQLKQLEKAKEAIKEAERCDPDSIFTQFSVYKIAVQEKNVEKAAEAVNAMGLLSKSHVASEDRLLVSEDAASNLLSLAAQIALDNEQQETAMKALESLCENSKDEAQVLTALRCLVRLVLSTMEKSSDEMRNVNLDVLLPYLKMALHKVSHQSCMTVEQRTEEANWFRKIAWNSALQCESSPDRMRDFFVLSYQTEELTQALEHIQICWEVWKTLKASGNFPMDPTDTLLLLYEFEARAKLNDPKVETVLESVLELENVETKVLETIAALAMEPPAHFPLLCKKALRVALSLHKKQPQADLARCSKCIHSLIKLSLPSGVSEVEAHVLEEVCDYYEEALSIIAAAPDDFPETETLWLLTRAWNTGILLYSLAQYPEAEKWCGLAMSFIRHLGSLQESYETQMSGLYSEILDRLDKAKKNLIMEE, encoded by the exons ATGGAGCAGTTtgtttcaactgtaaaat GTCTCACAGAGACCCTGCTGCAGAAACATCTGACAGATTATGATGAGGTGATAGAGAAACTCTTCTCTGAAGTCTCTGGCCTGGAGGATTTCCCCAAAATACCAGAtccacag CTTGAGGAGTGTGCCATCCAGCTGTGGAACTGGGCAGTTACTAAGAATGTGGGCACCAGTATAAGTAAAAATCAGAAAGCCAAAG TGCGTCATATTGCATGCAGTTTGCTGTACTGCTGTGAGCCTGAGAATCCAACAGAGGGCGTCATCCGCAAGCAAATCCTG ATGGCCAGCAAAACAGGGAGAACCTGGCTGGACTGCAGAAATCCCCAGATGGCAGATAACTTCTTAAGGCTTGCTGTTAAG AGCCTGGAAACCCTCTATAGCCAACTAACGTCCAGAGGTGACGGAGCTGCTGACATCACTTCATCCAAAGGGGATGTAGAGAAGGATCTGCTTCGAGTTCTCTCATGCCAGGCAGAATCG GCCATAAGTCAAGGAAATAACCATGAGGCTGTGGCCTACATGCAGCGCTGTAAAGACATGCTGCTGCGACTACCAAAAGAT ACTGCGTACCTCTCCCTTATGTGCTACAACTTTGGAATAGACACTTacaatttgagaaagtttgagGACAGTGCATTTTGGTTGAG CCAAAGCTATGACATTGGAAGAATGAATGTGAAATATGCCCCTGGATCTGAAGTCCAG GCCAAGGTTTTGAGGCTCCTTGCCACTGTTTATTTAGAGTGGGACTGTCAGAGTTTTCAGGAGAAGGCCCTTAATGCTGTCAGCTTAGCCAACAAG GAATGTGTGAGCGCCTCTGGGTTGTACTTAAAAATCAGAATACTCCTGAGATCTGGGGCCTCAGACGATCATATCAGAGCAG gacTTAATGAGATGCTGGAAGCTAAGGTTTCTCTTGAAGTGTGTCTGAGCACAGTGAAACGACTCATGTCTGAAAACAG AGACGTGCTGGCATTTGAGTATTTGAAACGTGTGTGTCAGCACTTTGAGTCGTCCCCTGACCTGGGAACTGCTCTTGTCTTGCAAATTGAGCTACTGCTGCAGAGAGGCAAGGAGCTGTTGGGCAAACAGAAGATAGAGGATGTCATCACTG GCCACTATACAGGAAAACAGCTGACTCCACAGGCCCTCACAAGTCTACATGTCATGCTGTGGGATAAAGCTTCCAAACACTTTGAG GCCAGGAACTATTCTGAGGCTCTTCAGTGGTATAACTACTCCCTGAGTTTCTTTAAGGCAGGTCAGATGGAGCCCAACTTAGCCAAGCTGCAGAGGAACAGagcttcctgtttcctgcaACTTAAACAATTGGAAAAG GCCAAAGAAGCAATTAAAGAAGCAGAGAGATGTGATCCTGACAGCATTTTCACTCAGTTCAGTGTTTACAAGATTGCAGTGCAGGAGAAAAATGTGGAGAAAG CTGCAGAGGCAGTGAATGCAATGGGACTTCTGTCCAAGAGTCATGTGGCCAGTGAGGACAGACTGCTGGTATCTGAGGACGCTGCTTCCAATCTCCTCAGTCTGGCTGCTCAGATTGCTTTGGAC AATGAACAGCAGGAAACTGCCATGAAGGCACTGGAGAGTTTGTGTGAAAACTCCAAAGATGAAGCTCAGGTCCTGACTGCTCTCAG GTGTTTGGTTCGACTTGTGCTCTCCACAATGGAAAAATCGAGTGATGAGATGAG AAATGTGAATCTGGATGTCCTGCTGCCATATCTAAAAATGG CTCTGCATAAAGTTTCACACCAGTCTTGCATGACTGTTGAGCAACGCACAGAGGAAGCTAACTGGTTCAGGAAGATTG CTTGGAACTCGGCTCTGCAGTGCGAGAGCAGCCCTGACCGAATGAGGGATTTCTTTGTGCTCTCTTACCAG ACTGAGGAGCTCACTCAGGCTCTGGAGCACATTCAGATCTGTTGGGAGGTCTGGAAAACCCTGAAAGCATCAG GAAACTTCCCAATGGACCCAacagacacactgctgctgctgtatgaATTTGAAGCTCGTGCTAAGCTGAATGACCCCAAGGTTGAGACGGTACTGGAGTCTGTCTTGGAGCTTGAAAATGTTGAAACCAAGGTGCTAGAAACCATTGCag CCTTAGCCATGGAGCCCCCAGCCCACTTCCCTCTGCTGTGTAAGAAGGCCTTGAGggttgctctctctctgcacaAGAAACAACCACAGGCTGACCTGGCCCGCTGCAG CAAGTGTATTCACAGCCTGATCAAGCTGTCCCTCCCGAGTGGTGTGTCAGAGGTGGAGGCCCATGTGCTCGAGGAGGTGTGCGACTACTACGAGGAGGCTCTGTCCATCATTGCAGCCGCA CCGGACGACTTCCCAGAGACGGAGACCCTGTGGTTGCTGACTCGGGCTTGGAACACAGGGATATTGCTGTACAGCCTGGCTCAGTACCCCGAGGCTGAGAAGTGGTGTGGCCTCGCCATGAGCTTCATCCGCCACCTGGGATCCCTACAGGAGAGCTACGAGACACAG ATGTCTGGTCTATACAGTGAAATCCTGGACAGGTTGGACAAAGCCAAGAAGAACCTCATCATGGAAGAATAA
- the tex11 gene encoding testis-expressed protein 11 isoform X1: MEQFVSTVKCLTETLLQKHLTDYDEVIEKLFSEVSGLEDFPKIPDPQLEECAIQLWNWAVTKNVGTSISKNQKAKVRHIACSLLYCCEPENPTEGVIRKQILMASKTGRTWLDCRNPQMADNFLRLAVKSLETLYSQLTSRGDGAADITSSKGDVEKDLLRVLSCQAESAISQGNNHEAVAYMQRCKDMLLRLPKDTAYLSLMCYNFGIDTYNLRKFEDSAFWLSQSYDIGRMNVKYAPGSEVQAKVLRLLATVYLEWDCQSFQEKALNAVSLANKECVSASGLYLKIRILLRSGASDDHIRAGLNEMLEAKVSLEVCLSTVKRLMSENRDVLAFEYLKRVCQHFESSPDLGTALVLQIELLLQRGKELLGKQKIEDVITGHYTGKQLTPQALTSLHVMLWDKASKHFEARNYSEALQWYNYSLSFFKAGQMEPNLAKLQRNRASCFLQLKQLEKAKEAIKEAERCDPDSIFTQFSVYKIAVQEKNVEKAAEAVNAMGLLSKSHVASEDRLLVSEDAASNLLSLAAQIALDNEQQETAMKALESLCENSKDEAQVLTALRCLVRLVLSTMEKSSDEMRNVNLDVLLPYLKMALHKVSHQSCMTVEQRTEEANWFRKIAWNSALQCESSPDRMRDFFVLSYQLSQLCPTDRTLLMGQKTCLLMAAAASLELCRKSLLSVQTEELTQALEHIQICWEVWKTLKASGNFPMDPTDTLLLLYEFEARAKLNDPKVETVLESVLELENVETKVLETIAALAMEPPAHFPLLCKKALRVALSLHKKQPQADLARCSKCIHSLIKLSLPSGVSEVEAHVLEEVCDYYEEALSIIAAAPDDFPETETLWLLTRAWNTGILLYSLAQYPEAEKWCGLAMSFIRHLGSLQESYETQMSGLYSEILDRLDKAKKNLIMEE; the protein is encoded by the exons ATGGAGCAGTTtgtttcaactgtaaaat GTCTCACAGAGACCCTGCTGCAGAAACATCTGACAGATTATGATGAGGTGATAGAGAAACTCTTCTCTGAAGTCTCTGGCCTGGAGGATTTCCCCAAAATACCAGAtccacag CTTGAGGAGTGTGCCATCCAGCTGTGGAACTGGGCAGTTACTAAGAATGTGGGCACCAGTATAAGTAAAAATCAGAAAGCCAAAG TGCGTCATATTGCATGCAGTTTGCTGTACTGCTGTGAGCCTGAGAATCCAACAGAGGGCGTCATCCGCAAGCAAATCCTG ATGGCCAGCAAAACAGGGAGAACCTGGCTGGACTGCAGAAATCCCCAGATGGCAGATAACTTCTTAAGGCTTGCTGTTAAG AGCCTGGAAACCCTCTATAGCCAACTAACGTCCAGAGGTGACGGAGCTGCTGACATCACTTCATCCAAAGGGGATGTAGAGAAGGATCTGCTTCGAGTTCTCTCATGCCAGGCAGAATCG GCCATAAGTCAAGGAAATAACCATGAGGCTGTGGCCTACATGCAGCGCTGTAAAGACATGCTGCTGCGACTACCAAAAGAT ACTGCGTACCTCTCCCTTATGTGCTACAACTTTGGAATAGACACTTacaatttgagaaagtttgagGACAGTGCATTTTGGTTGAG CCAAAGCTATGACATTGGAAGAATGAATGTGAAATATGCCCCTGGATCTGAAGTCCAG GCCAAGGTTTTGAGGCTCCTTGCCACTGTTTATTTAGAGTGGGACTGTCAGAGTTTTCAGGAGAAGGCCCTTAATGCTGTCAGCTTAGCCAACAAG GAATGTGTGAGCGCCTCTGGGTTGTACTTAAAAATCAGAATACTCCTGAGATCTGGGGCCTCAGACGATCATATCAGAGCAG gacTTAATGAGATGCTGGAAGCTAAGGTTTCTCTTGAAGTGTGTCTGAGCACAGTGAAACGACTCATGTCTGAAAACAG AGACGTGCTGGCATTTGAGTATTTGAAACGTGTGTGTCAGCACTTTGAGTCGTCCCCTGACCTGGGAACTGCTCTTGTCTTGCAAATTGAGCTACTGCTGCAGAGAGGCAAGGAGCTGTTGGGCAAACAGAAGATAGAGGATGTCATCACTG GCCACTATACAGGAAAACAGCTGACTCCACAGGCCCTCACAAGTCTACATGTCATGCTGTGGGATAAAGCTTCCAAACACTTTGAG GCCAGGAACTATTCTGAGGCTCTTCAGTGGTATAACTACTCCCTGAGTTTCTTTAAGGCAGGTCAGATGGAGCCCAACTTAGCCAAGCTGCAGAGGAACAGagcttcctgtttcctgcaACTTAAACAATTGGAAAAG GCCAAAGAAGCAATTAAAGAAGCAGAGAGATGTGATCCTGACAGCATTTTCACTCAGTTCAGTGTTTACAAGATTGCAGTGCAGGAGAAAAATGTGGAGAAAG CTGCAGAGGCAGTGAATGCAATGGGACTTCTGTCCAAGAGTCATGTGGCCAGTGAGGACAGACTGCTGGTATCTGAGGACGCTGCTTCCAATCTCCTCAGTCTGGCTGCTCAGATTGCTTTGGAC AATGAACAGCAGGAAACTGCCATGAAGGCACTGGAGAGTTTGTGTGAAAACTCCAAAGATGAAGCTCAGGTCCTGACTGCTCTCAG GTGTTTGGTTCGACTTGTGCTCTCCACAATGGAAAAATCGAGTGATGAGATGAG AAATGTGAATCTGGATGTCCTGCTGCCATATCTAAAAATGG CTCTGCATAAAGTTTCACACCAGTCTTGCATGACTGTTGAGCAACGCACAGAGGAAGCTAACTGGTTCAGGAAGATTG CTTGGAACTCGGCTCTGCAGTGCGAGAGCAGCCCTGACCGAATGAGGGATTTCTTTGTGCTCTCTTACCAG CTCTCCCAGTTGTGCCCTACTGATCGCACACTGCTCATGGGCCAGAAGACATGTCTGCTaatggctgctgctgcctctttgGAGCTCTGCAGGAagtctcttctctctgtccag ACTGAGGAGCTCACTCAGGCTCTGGAGCACATTCAGATCTGTTGGGAGGTCTGGAAAACCCTGAAAGCATCAG GAAACTTCCCAATGGACCCAacagacacactgctgctgctgtatgaATTTGAAGCTCGTGCTAAGCTGAATGACCCCAAGGTTGAGACGGTACTGGAGTCTGTCTTGGAGCTTGAAAATGTTGAAACCAAGGTGCTAGAAACCATTGCag CCTTAGCCATGGAGCCCCCAGCCCACTTCCCTCTGCTGTGTAAGAAGGCCTTGAGggttgctctctctctgcacaAGAAACAACCACAGGCTGACCTGGCCCGCTGCAG CAAGTGTATTCACAGCCTGATCAAGCTGTCCCTCCCGAGTGGTGTGTCAGAGGTGGAGGCCCATGTGCTCGAGGAGGTGTGCGACTACTACGAGGAGGCTCTGTCCATCATTGCAGCCGCA CCGGACGACTTCCCAGAGACGGAGACCCTGTGGTTGCTGACTCGGGCTTGGAACACAGGGATATTGCTGTACAGCCTGGCTCAGTACCCCGAGGCTGAGAAGTGGTGTGGCCTCGCCATGAGCTTCATCCGCCACCTGGGATCCCTACAGGAGAGCTACGAGACACAG ATGTCTGGTCTATACAGTGAAATCCTGGACAGGTTGGACAAAGCCAAGAAGAACCTCATCATGGAAGAATAA